The Equus quagga isolate Etosha38 chromosome 2, UCLA_HA_Equagga_1.0, whole genome shotgun sequence genome has a window encoding:
- the LOC124235799 gene encoding high mobility group protein B1-like yields the protein MGKGDPKKPRGKMSSYAFFVQTCREEHKKKHPDASVNLSEFSKKCSERWKTMSAKEKGKFEDMAKADTARYEREMKTYIPPKGETKKKFKDPNAPKRPPSAFFLFCSEYRPKIKGEHPGLSIGDVAKKLGEMWNNTAADDKQPYEKKAAKLKEKYEKDIAAYRAKGKPDAAKKGVVKAEKIKKKKEAEEDEEDEEDEEEEEVEDEEEDDDDE from the coding sequence atgggCAAAGGAGATCCTAAGAAGCCGAGAGGCAAAATGTCATCCTATGCATTCTTTGTGCAAACTTGCCGGGAGGAGCACAAGAAGAAGCACCCAGATGCTTCAGTCAACCTCTCAGAGTTTTCTAAGAAGTGCTCAGAGAGGTGGAAGACCATGTCTgctaaagagaagggaaaatttgaAGACATGGCAAAGGCGGACACGGCCCgttatgaaagagaaatgaaaacgtatatCCCTCCTAaaggggaaacaaaaaagaagttcaAGGATCCCAATGCACCTAAGAGGCCTCCTTCggcctttttcttgttttgttctgAGTATCGCCCAAAAATCAAAGGAGAGCATCCTGGCCTATCCATTGGTGATGTTGCAAAGAAACTGGGAGAGATGTGGAATAACACTGCTGCAGATGACAAGCAGCCTTATGAAAAGAAGGCTGCTAAGCTGAAGGAGAAATACGAAAAGGATATTGCTGCATACCGAGCTAAAGGAAAACCTGATGCAGCGAAAAAGGGAGTCGTCAAGGctgaaaaaatcaagaaaaagaaggaagcgGAGGAAGACgaggaagatgaagaggatgaggaggaggaggaggtggaagatgaagaagaagatgatgatgatgaataa